Genomic window (Chondrocystis sp. NIES-4102):
AAATAAAGCCAAAAAAGATTAAAAATACATCCGCCATCAAAATGCGGTTCAACCAAAGGATTACTTTTTGTTTCATATAGTTGTTACCATAGTTGGGAATAAAGATTTTTTCCAAGTCTCAAGATCAGCAAAAGAGCGATCGCGGTATTGAGCATATCTTTCTTTTTTGCCTTTGACTTTGGTAGATAATGGTGGAATAATCCCAAAATTGGGGGGCATCGGTTGAAAGTGCTTGGCATTGGCGGAACTTATAAACTCAAACAGTGCGCCCATCATTGTTGTCTTGGGCATAATTATAGGCTGTTTACCCAAAGCCAAACGAGCAGCATTTGTCCCTGCTAACCAACCACCTGCTGCTGCTGCGGTATATCCTTCTGTCCCTGCTAACTGACCAGCAGCTAAAATTCGATGATTATGCTTAAATTGTAAAGTTGATTCTAAAAGTTGAGGGGAATTAATAAAAGTATTGCGGTGCATAACTCCCATGCGTACAAATTCAGCATTTTCCAAACCAGGAATTAAACGAAATACTCGTTGTTGTTCTCCCCAACGTAAATTAGTTTGAAAACCTACCATATTCCAAAGTTGACCTGCCTTATCTTCTTGACGCAATTGCACCACCGCATAAGGACGTTTAACTTTATTTTCAGGGTCACGAAAATCCCCCAAACGAGAGTCAAATAAGCCCACGGGTTTTAGTGGGCCATAACGCATAGTATCTTCGCCTCGTTGAGCTAATTCTTCGATAGGTAAACAGGCTTCAAAAAATTTAGCACTTTCCCGTTCAAAGTCTTTTAATTCTGCTTGTTCTGCCTGAGCTAATTCCTGCTGAAAATGAAGATATTGTTCCTTATTGAGAGGACAATTAAGATAGGCTGCTTCTCCCTTATCATAACGGGAAGCCAAAAAAGCCACATCACGATTAATTGATTCACCAACAATAATAGGACTAGCAGCATCAAAAAAGCTCATGTATTCCATCCCCGTAAACTTCTGTAAATCCGAAGCCAATTGAGGACTAGTCAGGGGACCAGTGGTTAAAACTACAATTTTATCTTGGGGAATTTCAGTAATTTCGGCTCTTTTAAGTTCAATTAAGGGATGCTCCGCTAAAGTACGAGTCAATTCACTACTAAACACCCCTCTATCTACAGCTAAAGCCCCACCAGCAGGGACAGAGTGAACATCAGCAGTGGCAATAATTTGAGAACCTAGACGACGTAGCTCTTCATGAAGTAAACCCGCAGCGCGATCGCTACTTTGCGCTCCAAAGGAATTACTACAGACTAATTCTGCTAATTCTGCTGTATGGTGGGCAGGAGAAGTTCTTACAGGACGCATTTCATATAAGGTTACCGCTACCCCTGCTTGGGCAATTTGCCAGGCTGCCTCTGTTCCTGCCAAACCACCACCGATTACAATTACGCTATCTTGGGTCATACTATCTAGCTGATTCTGCTGTATGATTTACTATAAAAGATTTTGGGTAATTGTTACCAGTGGTTTTTATTTCTTTCTAATTCTTACATCTCAAAACTGTTAAAAGATTGATTTAGTTGTTCATTTAAGGGATTAACCTGTAAATCAAGCTTATCGGCAAAAATGTCCAATTCTTCGTTGCTAACTCCTAATAAATATTGACTGCCATTTAAGTATTGATAGATTTTTTCATTGCGAAGGTCAATTTTACCATCCCCATTACTGTCACTTTCAATAACACTTGTCAAGAGATTATCCCTTTGATCATAGGTGTTAGTGGTTATAGTACGAAAATCGATTTTGCCATCTCCATCGTAATCATTTTCAAATACTTCGGTTAAAAGATTATCCCTTTGATCGTAGCTTCTTATATTTATCGAACGGTAATCAATGCTATCATTTCCATCATTATTGCTTTCAGAAACACTAGTTAATATATTGCCTCTTTGATCATAAGTATTAATGCTTGAAGATCGAGAATCAATTTTGCCATCTGCATTGAAATCATTTTCAGAAATAATAGTTAGTTGATTTCCCCTTTGATCGTAAGTATTGCTGGTAAAAGAACGATAATCTATCTTGCCATCTCCAAAATTATCACTCTCATAAAGGTCTGTTAACTTATTACCTTTTTGATCATAGGTATTGGTGGTGGATGAACGAAAATCAATTTTGCCATCTCCATCATCGTCACTCTCAGAAATGGTAGTTAGTAGATTATCCTTTTGATCATAGGTATTAGTGATTGAAGAGCTATAATCAGTTTTGCCATCTCCTTGATTATCAAGTTCAGAAAC
Coding sequences:
- a CDS encoding gid protein, whose translation is MTQDSVIVIGGGLAGTEAAWQIAQAGVAVTLYEMRPVRTSPAHHTAELAELVCSNSFGAQSSDRAAGLLHEELRRLGSQIIATADVHSVPAGGALAVDRGVFSSELTRTLAEHPLIELKRAEITEIPQDKIVVLTTGPLTSPQLASDLQKFTGMEYMSFFDAASPIIVGESINRDVAFLASRYDKGEAAYLNCPLNKEQYLHFQQELAQAEQAELKDFERESAKFFEACLPIEELAQRGEDTMRYGPLKPVGLFDSRLGDFRDPENKVKRPYAVVQLRQEDKAGQLWNMVGFQTNLRWGEQQRVFRLIPGLENAEFVRMGVMHRNTFINSPQLLESTLQFKHNHRILAAGQLAGTEGYTAAAAGGWLAGTNAARLALGKQPIIMPKTTMMGALFEFISSANAKHFQPMPPNFGIIPPLSTKVKGKKERYAQYRDRSFADLETWKKSLFPTMVTTI